Proteins co-encoded in one Parascardovia denticolens DSM 10105 = JCM 12538 genomic window:
- a CDS encoding ribonuclease J, whose product MVRNTNNSNQTKSDGRGKGGNGKAGGRQNQARRGRKGQGSPSQVAQDIQEGRIVPPPKYRKGSMRIVPLGGLGEIGRNMNVVEYNGHILLIDCGVLFPEEEQPGVDLILPDFSYIRPRLDKVEALVLTHGHEDHIGGVPYLLRERPDIPLIGSKLTLAFVEAKCREHHIDPIMHPVSGRDKMKVGPFNLEFITVTHSIPDALAVSVKTPAGHLIDTGDMKLDQLPLDHKITDLREFARLGEQGVDLLMADSTNAEVPGFVKPETSIGPALDKAFSDAKRKIIVASFSSHVHRVQQVVDTAHKYGRKVVFVGRSMIRNMGIAADLGYLHLPENTVVDLKESRDIQDDKLVYMCTGSQGEPMAALGRIADGNHPDIAINEFDTVILASSLIPGNEHEVYKVINKLARLGARVVNRDNAAIHVSGHSNEGELLYFYNIVQPKCAMPIHGENRHLIANGLIAVKTGVDPNNVILAEDGDVVDLYHGQAAIVGSVPCGYVYVDGDSVGEITEDELEKRRILSEEGFVSSFVVVDTDKKEVVSGPKIFINAMAEDVSDFQDVQSQIVTALNDAMLQGTTDTYQLQQKMRRTLGSWIGRTFRRRRPMVVPVVADLAKDLIPRNR is encoded by the coding sequence ATGGTGAGAAACACGAATAATTCCAATCAGACGAAAAGCGATGGCAGGGGCAAAGGCGGCAACGGCAAGGCCGGCGGCCGTCAGAACCAGGCCCGCCGGGGGAGGAAGGGCCAAGGCAGCCCCTCCCAGGTGGCTCAAGACATTCAGGAAGGGAGGATCGTCCCTCCTCCCAAGTACCGCAAGGGTTCCATGAGGATCGTCCCTTTGGGCGGCCTGGGGGAGATCGGCCGTAACATGAACGTGGTCGAATACAACGGCCATATCCTCCTCATCGACTGCGGCGTCCTCTTCCCTGAAGAAGAGCAGCCGGGCGTGGACCTGATCCTCCCCGATTTCTCTTATATCCGTCCCCGCCTGGATAAGGTGGAAGCCCTGGTCCTGACCCACGGCCACGAGGACCATATCGGCGGCGTCCCTTACCTTCTGCGCGAACGCCCTGACATCCCCCTGATCGGGTCCAAGCTGACCCTGGCCTTCGTCGAAGCCAAATGCCGGGAGCATCACATCGACCCCATCATGCATCCGGTCTCCGGCCGGGACAAGATGAAGGTGGGTCCTTTCAACCTGGAGTTCATCACCGTCACCCATTCCATCCCGGACGCCCTGGCCGTGTCCGTCAAGACCCCGGCCGGGCACCTGATCGACACCGGCGATATGAAGCTGGACCAGCTGCCTTTGGACCACAAGATCACCGACCTGCGTGAATTCGCCCGCCTCGGCGAACAAGGGGTGGACCTGCTCATGGCCGATTCCACCAACGCCGAAGTGCCGGGCTTCGTCAAGCCGGAGACCTCCATCGGGCCGGCCTTGGACAAGGCCTTCTCCGACGCCAAGCGCAAGATCATCGTCGCCTCCTTCTCCTCCCACGTGCACCGCGTGCAGCAGGTGGTGGACACCGCCCACAAGTACGGCCGCAAGGTGGTCTTCGTGGGCCGTTCCATGATCCGCAACATGGGGATCGCGGCCGACCTGGGCTATCTGCATCTGCCGGAGAACACGGTGGTGGACCTGAAGGAATCCCGCGACATCCAGGACGATAAGCTGGTCTACATGTGCACCGGCTCCCAAGGCGAACCTATGGCCGCTTTGGGCCGGATCGCCGACGGCAACCATCCGGACATCGCCATCAACGAGTTCGATACCGTCATCCTGGCCTCCTCCCTCATCCCCGGCAACGAGCATGAGGTCTACAAGGTCATCAACAAGCTGGCCCGTCTGGGGGCCCGGGTGGTCAACCGCGACAACGCGGCCATCCACGTCTCCGGCCACAGCAACGAAGGCGAGCTCCTGTACTTCTACAACATCGTCCAGCCCAAGTGCGCCATGCCCATCCATGGGGAGAACCGCCACCTGATCGCCAACGGCCTCATCGCCGTCAAGACCGGGGTGGACCCCAACAACGTGATCCTGGCCGAAGACGGGGACGTGGTGGACCTCTACCACGGTCAGGCGGCCATCGTCGGCTCCGTCCCCTGCGGTTACGTCTATGTGGACGGCGATTCCGTGGGCGAGATCACCGAAGACGAGCTGGAGAAGCGCCGGATCCTGTCAGAGGAAGGCTTCGTCTCCTCCTTCGTGGTGGTCGATACGGACAAGAAGGAAGTCGTCTCCGGGCCCAAGATCTTCATCAACGCCATGGCCGAAGACGTGAGCGATTTCCAGGACGTCCAGTCCCAGATCGTCACCGCCCTGAACGACGCCATGTTGCAGGGGACCACCGACACCTACCAGCTGCAGCAGAAGATGCGCCGGACCCTGGGATCATGGATTGGCCGCACCTTCCGCCGCCGCCGGCCTATGGTGGTGCCCGTGGTGGCTGATTTGGCTAAGGACCTGATCCCCCGGAACCGTTGA
- a CDS encoding MFS transporter, with protein MTARKTEVSPYRRIFALPGAVAFSSTGALTRMPMAMVSLGIILMLNQLYDNWTTAGVMTAVYVLSAALVTPIYARLFDRWGQKKLGLALTLLQVLFYVSFALAAQARAPLPLLYLLAVLLGLTSFSVGALVRTRWAWATARESTDSLLDTAYSLESAIDETAFIIGPILVAALATAVSPTLPFYVCAAANGIGGLIFFLLPSASHRAIGTLTEIKEADLGQDRAEPGEGSAALPPEAGSAPEGPLKDAHPKKLAFLYPGILILCFVFMVFNSSFSAFDEAMTALMRSSGQSRFLGVQLAMFAVGSCAGALIFGSRKHQGNPWTRLLLLMGFLMAGFMGIAVFAHSHDFLVIGLIEVVFGLSIAPIFATGNLMIKEIVPDSSLTEGLSWLSTANTIGSALGSAFCGRLLDSFGPVFGLSSLWILLLAAFLLIILGYARHGRRLNRQGSR; from the coding sequence ATGACGGCCAGGAAGACGGAGGTATCCCCCTACCGGCGGATTTTCGCCTTGCCTGGGGCTGTGGCCTTTTCCTCAACCGGGGCTTTGACCCGCATGCCCATGGCCATGGTTTCCCTGGGCATCATCCTGATGTTGAACCAGCTTTATGACAACTGGACCACGGCTGGGGTCATGACCGCCGTCTACGTGCTTTCCGCGGCCTTGGTCACCCCGATTTACGCCCGTCTTTTCGACCGGTGGGGGCAAAAGAAGCTGGGTCTGGCCCTCACCCTCCTCCAGGTCCTCTTCTACGTCTCCTTCGCCCTGGCCGCCCAGGCCCGGGCCCCCTTGCCCCTCCTCTACCTTCTGGCCGTCCTCCTGGGACTGACCTCCTTCTCCGTCGGTGCCTTGGTGAGGACCCGCTGGGCTTGGGCCACGGCCCGGGAAAGCACGGACTCCCTGCTGGATACGGCCTATTCCTTGGAATCTGCCATCGACGAGACCGCCTTCATCATCGGTCCCATCCTGGTGGCCGCCTTGGCCACGGCAGTTTCCCCCACCTTGCCCTTCTATGTCTGCGCCGCCGCCAACGGGATCGGCGGTCTCATCTTTTTCCTCCTGCCGTCGGCGAGCCATAGGGCCATCGGCACGCTGACGGAGATCAAGGAAGCCGATCTGGGCCAGGATCGGGCGGAGCCGGGAGAGGGGTCTGCGGCCCTTCCTCCCGAGGCCGGATCCGCCCCGGAAGGGCCCCTGAAGGACGCTCATCCCAAGAAACTGGCCTTCCTCTACCCGGGCATCCTCATCCTATGCTTCGTTTTCATGGTCTTCAACTCCTCTTTTTCCGCTTTCGACGAAGCCATGACCGCCCTTATGCGTTCGTCCGGCCAATCCCGCTTCCTGGGGGTCCAGCTGGCCATGTTCGCCGTCGGTTCCTGCGCCGGCGCTTTGATTTTCGGCTCGCGCAAACATCAGGGCAATCCTTGGACCCGCCTCCTCCTGCTTATGGGTTTCCTCATGGCGGGATTCATGGGAATCGCCGTCTTCGCCCACTCCCATGACTTCCTGGTCATCGGCCTGATCGAAGTGGTCTTCGGCCTGTCCATCGCCCCCATCTTCGCCACCGGCAACCTCATGATCAAGGAGATCGTGCCCGATTCCTCCCTGACTGAAGGCCTTTCCTGGCTTTCGACGGCCAACACCATCGGGTCCGCCCTAGGGTCCGCCTTCTGCGGCCGTCTTCTGGATTCCTTCGGCCCAGTCTTCGGCCTGTCCAGCCTGTGGATTCTTCTTCTGGCCGCTTTCCTCCTCATCATCCTCGGGTACGCGCGCCATGGCCGCCGGCTGAACCGCCAGGGGTCACGATAG
- a CDS encoding GNAT family N-acetyltransferase — translation MTDIKNEEPSSDPCPTSDPTLGPTPDLASGLPPFPGLVLRPLKEEDVDPLARIVQKTWFKADLPSDPERGDPAGRGDQAWEESRAQRRLQAAKFDFLFYLLKSTHGLVAQVAGRPVGVILADVFVLDPHAHPALAGQDRLYRDHVAFLRSWVPDGGRYADSIMKDDRDTRRLYDQHRSHTEAEVVLFIVDKSVRGQGVGKSLWLAMLDLLDQAGVKRYFLYTDTDCNYMFYEYRGMLRIEERIGVAGPLGEPLDKFTYLGSPSEDLSD, via the coding sequence ATGACCGATATCAAGAATGAAGAACCATCTTCGGATCCGTGCCCGACTTCGGACCCGACCTTGGGCCCGACCCCGGACCTGGCTTCGGGGCTTCCGCCCTTCCCCGGTCTGGTCCTACGTCCTTTGAAAGAGGAGGACGTGGATCCCTTGGCCCGGATCGTCCAAAAGACCTGGTTCAAGGCCGACCTGCCTTCCGACCCAGAAAGGGGGGACCCCGCCGGTCGGGGAGACCAGGCCTGGGAGGAATCCCGCGCCCAGCGCAGGCTCCAGGCGGCGAAGTTCGACTTCCTCTTTTACCTGCTCAAATCGACCCACGGTCTGGTGGCCCAGGTCGCGGGCCGGCCGGTGGGGGTCATCCTGGCCGACGTCTTCGTCCTGGATCCCCATGCCCACCCCGCCCTTGCGGGTCAGGACCGGCTTTACCGCGATCACGTCGCCTTCCTGCGTTCCTGGGTGCCGGACGGGGGCCGTTACGCGGACAGCATCATGAAGGACGACCGCGACACCCGTCGTCTTTACGACCAGCATCGATCCCATACCGAGGCGGAGGTGGTCCTTTTCATCGTCGACAAATCCGTCCGCGGCCAAGGCGTGGGCAAGAGCCTGTGGCTGGCCATGCTGGACCTTTTGGATCAGGCCGGGGTGAAGCGCTACTTCCTGTATACGGATACGGATTGCAATTACATGTTCTACGAATACCGGGGGATGCTCCGCATCGAGGAAAGGATCGGCGTGGCCGGTCCTCTGGGGGAGCCCCTGGATAAGTTCACCTATCTGGGGTCGCCTTCGGAGGATTTGTCGGATTAA
- a CDS encoding aldo/keto reductase has product MDLTPAYVADKNRYDGRMPYSRCGRSGLKMPQISLGLWHNFGDISSFSIMRAMCRTAFDAGITQFDIANNYGPDYGAAERNFGRILAMDLKPYRDQLLITTKAGFDMWPGPYGDFGSRKYLLASLDQSLGRLGLDYVDIFYSHRMDPDTPLEETMGALTQAVRSGKALYAGISNYDAVTTARAAQILHEQGTPFVINQVRYNIFDRHIESDETGEKSGGLKSVAQEAGIGLAIYSPLAQGLLTDRYLDGIPSDSRVGHDPRFLHRSDVASRHEQILHLNDLAASRGQSLAQMALSWILRNGVDGPISTVIIGASKPAQILDCAQAVQKTSFSPEELAAIDRIAPAN; this is encoded by the coding sequence ATGGATCTGACGCCTGCCTATGTGGCTGACAAGAATCGTTATGACGGTCGGATGCCTTATTCGCGATGTGGCCGCTCCGGCTTGAAGATGCCCCAGATCTCCTTGGGCCTGTGGCATAACTTCGGAGACATCTCCTCCTTCTCCATCATGAGGGCCATGTGCCGGACCGCCTTCGACGCCGGCATCACCCAATTCGACATCGCCAACAATTACGGGCCTGATTATGGGGCTGCCGAGCGCAATTTCGGCCGGATCCTGGCCATGGACCTCAAGCCTTACCGCGACCAGCTGCTCATCACCACCAAGGCCGGCTTCGATATGTGGCCTGGTCCTTATGGGGATTTCGGGTCCCGCAAGTATCTGCTGGCCAGTCTGGACCAGTCTTTGGGGCGGCTTGGCCTGGATTACGTGGACATCTTCTACAGCCACCGCATGGACCCGGACACCCCTTTGGAGGAGACCATGGGGGCTTTGACCCAGGCGGTCCGCTCCGGCAAGGCCCTTTACGCCGGCATTTCCAATTACGACGCCGTCACTACCGCCCGGGCGGCGCAGATCCTGCATGAACAGGGGACCCCCTTCGTCATCAACCAGGTCCGCTACAACATCTTCGACCGTCACATCGAGTCCGATGAGACCGGGGAGAAGTCCGGCGGCCTCAAGTCCGTGGCTCAAGAGGCCGGGATTGGCCTGGCGATTTATTCGCCTTTGGCTCAAGGCCTGCTGACCGACCGCTATCTGGACGGCATCCCCTCCGACAGCCGGGTGGGCCACGATCCCCGCTTCCTCCACCGGTCCGATGTGGCCTCCCGGCACGAGCAGATCCTCCACTTGAACGACCTGGCCGCCTCCCGCGGGCAAAGCCTGGCTCAAATGGCCCTGTCCTGGATCCTGCGCAACGGGGTGGATGGGCCGATTTCCACCGTCATCATCGGGGCCTCCAAACCGGCTCAGATCCTGGATTGCGCCCAGGCCGTGCAGAAGACCTCCTTCAGCCCGGAGGAGCTGGCCGCCATTGACCGGATCGCCCCCGCCAACTGA